In Synechococcus sp. RS9909, one genomic interval encodes:
- a CDS encoding efflux RND transporter permease subunit gives MRSISQPFLRRPVFTIVCSLLVLLAGLVALVGLGLEDLPQLAPTRVSVSATFPAAGPEVVEQSVTAVLEKQLNGLEGLESMSSSSRQGGASISLRFESGDPELNAIKVQNEVNLANRRLPQPVTRQGLSVRRSSDDILLILGFSAPKGLYAPTFIGGWLDQNLRESLRSTPGVGEIRVFGSSELAFRLWLNADQLEQYDLTSNDITTALAEQNVLAALGSLGEAPAPEGQVFSLPVDAEGRLLSQAEFEAMVVKRSDSGGLVRLRDVGRVELGKENYGSSAMNLQGESAVAVGIFQRDGANALELSRAVQAELAKLQESFPPGLTMQVIVDVAETVQANLDRTTDTLRDAVLLVLVVLVLFLGRWRLAMIPGIAVPVALIGSLVIVKLSGSNLNSLILFGLVLATGIVVDDAIVVSEDIAGRIERGAEPQGAAEDAMAELAGAVIATSLVLAAVFVPVLLIPGSIGRLYQPIALAITGAILFSTFNALTFTPMACARVLGPGGGRLPGPLKRLSASLRNGMSRTQETYGRVLATWLPRGRLVIGLLLAGLVVTGIGLASMPTAFIPDEDQGQVRGYFTLPDGASLERTEAVMEQIRQVVADEPLIRTGNFYAGRSFGQSGEDKGSFYLRLVPLKERPGRDQSSEAVKDRLNQALRQRISDARVIVTTPPTVRGFSSEAGLQLELLDRSAGKLSLKEFEEQAQRFIRAAEATGQFERVSTRFDASSPRWRLQIDRSQMAALDLPVGQTLRDIGTAIGGRYIDDTFEGGQIRSIYLQLEGDERANPGDLTGLMVRNRKGALVSVANVARLERAEGANSITHYNQRRSISITAIPADGVSSGQAIDLLEAISDRTGGSSLGLAFTGLANEETKAEDVSWILFSLGILVVYLLLAGLYESFLDPLIILLTVPMALLGALIGLKLRGLPLDVYGQMGMLVLVSLAAKNGILIVEFANQRLDQGMALLDAIEGAAINRMRPILLTAVTSLAGFLPLLLASGTGSASRISIGTVVFSGLLVSTLLSLFVVPAMYLLLKRWRGVRPEPTPQLDG, from the coding sequence TTGCGGTCGATTTCCCAGCCGTTTCTGCGCCGACCGGTCTTCACGATCGTGTGCAGCCTGCTTGTGCTGCTGGCAGGGTTGGTGGCCCTGGTGGGCCTGGGTCTGGAGGACCTTCCCCAACTGGCCCCGACGCGGGTGAGCGTCAGCGCCACCTTCCCGGCCGCGGGCCCGGAGGTGGTGGAGCAGAGCGTGACCGCGGTGCTCGAGAAACAACTCAACGGCCTCGAAGGCCTGGAGAGCATGAGCTCCAGCAGCCGTCAGGGGGGCGCCAGCATCAGCCTGCGCTTTGAGAGCGGCGATCCCGAGCTGAACGCGATCAAGGTGCAGAACGAGGTGAACCTGGCGAACCGACGCCTGCCTCAGCCCGTCACGCGTCAGGGGCTGAGCGTGCGCCGCTCCTCCGATGACATCCTCTTGATCCTGGGCTTCAGCGCCCCCAAGGGCCTCTATGCCCCCACCTTCATCGGCGGCTGGCTCGACCAGAATCTGCGCGAATCGCTCCGCAGCACGCCCGGGGTGGGCGAGATTCGCGTGTTTGGCAGCAGTGAGCTGGCCTTCCGGCTCTGGCTGAATGCCGACCAACTGGAGCAATACGACCTCACCAGCAACGACATCACCACGGCCCTGGCCGAACAGAACGTGCTGGCGGCCCTGGGCAGCCTCGGCGAAGCGCCGGCGCCGGAGGGTCAGGTGTTCAGCCTGCCGGTGGATGCGGAGGGGCGCCTGCTGAGTCAGGCCGAGTTCGAGGCCATGGTGGTGAAGCGCAGTGACAGCGGCGGTTTGGTGCGCCTCCGGGATGTGGGCCGGGTGGAACTCGGCAAGGAGAACTACGGCAGCAGCGCCATGAACCTCCAGGGTGAGAGCGCCGTGGCCGTGGGCATTTTCCAGCGGGATGGCGCCAATGCGCTGGAGCTGAGCCGGGCGGTGCAGGCGGAGCTGGCGAAGCTGCAGGAAAGCTTCCCGCCCGGTCTCACCATGCAAGTGATCGTGGATGTGGCCGAAACCGTGCAGGCCAACCTCGATCGCACCACCGACACCCTGCGCGATGCGGTGCTGTTGGTGCTGGTGGTGCTGGTGCTGTTTCTGGGGCGTTGGCGTCTGGCGATGATCCCCGGCATCGCCGTGCCCGTGGCCCTGATCGGCAGCCTGGTGATCGTGAAACTGAGCGGCTCAAACCTCAACAGCCTGATCCTGTTCGGCCTGGTGCTCGCCACCGGGATCGTGGTGGATGACGCGATTGTGGTGAGTGAAGACATCGCCGGACGCATCGAACGGGGAGCCGAACCTCAGGGCGCCGCCGAAGATGCCATGGCCGAACTCGCCGGAGCGGTGATTGCCACCTCCCTGGTGCTGGCGGCGGTGTTCGTGCCGGTGCTGCTGATTCCAGGCTCGATCGGCCGCCTTTATCAGCCAATCGCGTTGGCGATCACCGGCGCCATTCTGTTCTCCACCTTCAACGCCCTCACCTTCACACCAATGGCCTGTGCCCGGGTGCTGGGGCCTGGGGGCGGTCGCCTGCCCGGACCGTTGAAGCGTTTGAGCGCCTCTCTCCGCAACGGGATGAGCCGCACCCAGGAGACCTATGGCCGCGTGCTGGCCACCTGGCTGCCCCGCGGCCGGCTGGTGATTGGACTGCTGCTGGCAGGGTTGGTGGTCACGGGCATCGGACTGGCGAGCATGCCCACCGCCTTCATCCCCGACGAAGACCAGGGTCAGGTTCGTGGCTATTTCACCCTGCCCGATGGCGCCAGCCTGGAACGCACCGAGGCGGTGATGGAGCAGATCCGGCAAGTGGTGGCCGACGAACCACTGATCCGCACCGGCAACTTCTATGCCGGTCGCTCCTTCGGCCAGAGCGGCGAAGACAAGGGGTCGTTTTATCTCAGGCTGGTGCCGCTCAAGGAACGTCCGGGCCGGGATCAGAGCAGTGAAGCGGTGAAAGACCGCCTGAATCAGGCCCTGCGCCAACGCATCAGCGATGCCCGTGTGATCGTGACCACACCCCCCACCGTGCGCGGCTTCAGCAGTGAGGCAGGTCTGCAGCTGGAACTGCTCGACCGCAGCGCCGGTAAGCTCAGCCTGAAGGAGTTTGAGGAGCAGGCCCAGCGCTTCATCCGCGCCGCGGAAGCAACCGGTCAGTTCGAGCGGGTGAGCACCCGCTTTGATGCCAGCTCACCTCGCTGGCGGCTGCAGATCGATCGCAGTCAGATGGCGGCCCTGGATCTCCCGGTGGGGCAGACCCTGCGGGACATCGGCACGGCGATCGGGGGGCGCTACATCGACGACACCTTCGAAGGAGGCCAGATCCGCTCGATCTACCTGCAGCTCGAGGGTGATGAGCGCGCCAATCCAGGCGACCTCACCGGCTTGATGGTGCGCAACCGCAAGGGGGCGCTGGTCTCCGTGGCCAATGTGGCGCGACTGGAACGGGCGGAGGGAGCCAACAGCATCACCCACTACAACCAGCGTCGTTCGATCAGCATCACGGCGATTCCTGCCGATGGCGTCAGCAGCGGCCAGGCGATCGACCTGCTGGAAGCGATCAGCGACCGCACCGGCGGCAGCAGCCTCGGCCTTGCCTTCACCGGCCTGGCCAACGAGGAAACCAAGGCGGAGGACGTGTCGTGGATTCTGTTCAGCCTGGGAATTCTGGTGGTGTATCTGCTCCTGGCAGGGCTCTACGAAAGCTTCCTCGACCCGCTGATCATCCTGCTCACGGTGCCCATGGCCCTGCTCGGCGCCCTGATCGGATTGAAGCTGCGGGGGCTGCCACTCGATGTGTATGGCCAGATGGGCATGTTGGTGCTGGTGAGCCTGGCCGCCAAAAACGGCATCCTGATCGTGGAATTCGCCAACCAGCGCCTGGATCAGGGGATGGCCTTGCTGGACGCGATCGAAGGGGCGGCAATCAACCGGATGCGCCCGATCCTGCTCACCGCCGTCACCTCCCTGGCGGGATTCCTGCCCCTGTTGCTGGCCAGCGGCACCGGCTCCGCCAGCCGCATCAGTATCGGCACGGTGGTGTTCAGTGGCCTGCTGGTGTCGACGCTGCTGTCGCTGTTTGTGGTGCCGGCGATGTATCTGCTGCTCAAGCGCTGGCGCGGTGTACGACCGGAGCCAACACCCCAGCTGGATGGATGA